A region from the Latilactobacillus curvatus JCM 1096 = DSM 20019 genome encodes:
- a CDS encoding fluoride efflux transporter FluC: MMTLLIVGLGAAIGAILRYQLTRLGTQIASEYPLITFLINLTGSFCLGWVTGAQLDQTWTLFLGVGVLGGYTTFSTFNSELSQLWFRRRYHIFFGYLLLTYGLGLVVAAAGFFVGRS; the protein is encoded by the coding sequence ATGATGACGTTATTAATTGTCGGATTGGGCGCGGCAATCGGCGCTATTTTGCGGTATCAATTAACCCGTCTTGGAACGCAGATTGCCAGCGAATATCCATTAATCACCTTTTTAATTAATTTAACGGGGAGCTTTTGCTTAGGCTGGGTGACCGGGGCACAATTGGATCAAACGTGGACGCTCTTTTTGGGCGTCGGGGTCTTGGGTGGCTACACGACTTTCTCAACGTTCAATAGCGAATTGAGTCAGCTGTGGTTCCGCCGCCGTTACCATATTTTCTTTGGTTATCTGCTATTAACCTACGGGTTAGGGCTGGTGGTTGCAGCGGCCGGCTTTTTTGTGGGAAGATCGTGA
- a CDS encoding fluoride efflux transporter FluC yields MKIKESLAVGIFAFFGGILRYAIGLGLHQAAGFPYGTLCVNLIGAFCLPFLMRYIVVRYQISDTLALAMGTGFFGAFTTFSSFSVDALKLLVANQWWPFSLYIGISLIGGVCLSLVADYWAVWLLDRQGKSQVLK; encoded by the coding sequence ATGAAGATAAAAGAAAGTCTCGCGGTTGGAATTTTTGCCTTTTTTGGCGGGATTTTACGCTATGCAATTGGGCTCGGATTGCACCAAGCAGCAGGGTTTCCGTATGGCACTTTGTGTGTGAATTTAATCGGGGCGTTTTGTCTTCCTTTTTTAATGCGTTACATCGTGGTTCGTTATCAGATCAGCGATACGCTGGCACTTGCAATGGGCACGGGCTTTTTCGGCGCCTTCACGACTTTTTCTAGTTTTAGCGTGGATGCATTGAAGTTATTGGTGGCCAATCAATGGTGGCCATTTAGCCTGTATATCGGGATTAGTTTGATTGGCGGTGTCTGCTTAAGTTTAGTGGCAGATTACTGGGCAGTTTGGCTGCTCGATCGGCAAGGAAAGTCGCAGGTGCTAAAATGA
- a CDS encoding monovalent cation:proton antiporter family protein has product MTSLALVIVLLAALMTPLLMAKFKISYLPTAVAEILVGILLGQSGFHLISTTPTLTELSSLGVTVLIFLSGMEIDFELFKKQPTTAKSGVKTPLTPLQLAVGSFTLILLSSLGLASLLAWSGLFTDIGLATILFSTIALGVVIAALKEKELLSQPLGQTILLIAVLGEIVPLISLTIYAALNNPGSKSLWLLSLIFLAAIFLLMRFKTVYHFFERIDKSTTQLDIRLAFFLIITLVSIAEEVGAESILGAFLAGMVMKLLRPREETQDKLTSTGYGFFIPIFFIMTGAKLNIPALLRDPKSLTLIPFFFISFMGAKVLIYFVLKRRFKVTNALAGTFLSSTTITLVLPILTVGLNLKVITTQQSGAFTIAAVISCILGPILFNRFYLPTPEEMPRKRVNFIGANIMTIPIAQQLSKGLYTSELFTNNEQNYQIYHSQANLELLPDLAPATLTDAAVFDTDILVLGYLNNEQNYQLAQQAIQAKVPRIIARFEFKNISDDQYDELKEHGVEIFNTYEANISLLRSLIETPSTLQIIDNTDAGLFEVTVKNRRFTGIQLSNLPFVDQVTISRIYRDKQLIMPHGDTQIHLNDHLILTGNKQAVPAIRRQLETLN; this is encoded by the coding sequence ATGACAAGCTTAGCGCTCGTAATCGTTCTATTGGCGGCTTTAATGACGCCGTTACTCATGGCAAAATTTAAGATTTCTTATTTACCAACCGCCGTTGCGGAAATTTTGGTCGGGATTTTACTCGGACAAAGTGGCTTCCACCTCATCTCAACCACCCCCACACTGACGGAACTTTCATCATTGGGTGTGACCGTCTTAATTTTCTTAAGCGGGATGGAAATCGACTTTGAACTCTTTAAAAAGCAACCCACCACAGCTAAATCTGGCGTTAAAACACCGCTGACGCCCTTACAACTGGCAGTCGGTAGTTTTACGCTGATCCTATTAAGTTCGCTAGGACTCGCCAGTTTATTGGCATGGAGTGGGTTGTTCACCGATATTGGACTCGCAACAATTCTCTTTTCAACCATCGCGTTAGGGGTCGTCATCGCCGCGTTGAAAGAAAAAGAACTCCTCAGCCAGCCGCTTGGCCAAACAATTCTGTTAATTGCCGTCCTCGGGGAAATCGTCCCGCTGATTTCGTTAACAATTTATGCCGCCCTCAATAATCCTGGTTCTAAGAGTCTGTGGTTACTATCACTAATTTTCTTAGCCGCGATCTTCTTATTGATGCGTTTTAAAACTGTTTATCACTTCTTTGAGCGGATTGATAAGTCAACGACTCAACTCGATATTCGTTTAGCCTTTTTCTTAATCATCACACTTGTATCGATTGCCGAAGAAGTCGGTGCCGAAAGTATTTTGGGCGCTTTCTTAGCCGGCATGGTCATGAAACTTTTACGCCCCCGTGAAGAGACGCAAGATAAATTAACATCAACCGGCTACGGCTTTTTCATTCCCATCTTCTTCATTATGACCGGTGCAAAACTCAACATCCCCGCGCTCTTACGTGATCCTAAATCACTGACCCTGATTCCCTTTTTCTTCATCAGTTTCATGGGTGCCAAAGTTTTGATTTACTTCGTCTTAAAACGGCGCTTCAAAGTCACCAACGCCCTCGCCGGGACTTTCCTCAGTTCGACGACCATCACGTTGGTCTTACCCATTTTGACGGTCGGTCTCAACTTGAAGGTTATCACGACACAGCAATCCGGCGCTTTCACAATTGCAGCGGTGATTAGCTGTATTCTTGGTCCGATTCTGTTCAATCGATTCTACTTACCAACGCCTGAAGAGATGCCACGCAAACGTGTTAACTTCATCGGCGCCAACATCATGACAATTCCAATCGCCCAACAGTTATCCAAAGGTCTGTACACAAGCGAATTATTTACCAATAACGAACAAAATTATCAAATCTACCATAGCCAAGCCAACCTCGAACTCTTGCCTGACTTGGCACCAGCCACCTTAACTGACGCGGCCGTCTTCGATACAGATATCCTGGTCTTAGGCTATTTAAATAATGAGCAAAATTATCAACTTGCCCAACAAGCGATTCAGGCCAAAGTACCGCGGATCATCGCCCGCTTTGAATTTAAGAATATCTCGGACGATCAATACGATGAACTTAAAGAACATGGCGTTGAAATTTTTAACACTTACGAAGCAAATATCAGTCTGTTGCGAAGTTTAATCGAGACTCCATCTACCTTACAAATCATTGATAACACCGATGCCGGGCTCTTCGAAGTCACGGTTAAAAATCGGCGCTTCACCGGGATTCAACTTTCTAATCTCCCATTTGTGGACCAAGTCACAATTAGTCGAATTTACCGCGATAAGCAACTGATCATGCCGCATGGTGACACGCAAATCCATCTCAATGATCACCTCATTCTAACGGGGAATAAACAGGCTGTTCCTGCCATTCGACGCCAATTAGAAACGCTCAACTAA